Below is a genomic region from Streptomyces sp. NBC_00461.
CGCCGTCGAGCGGCCGGGCCAGTCTCACCGCCGAGAACCACTCCGCCCAGCCCGCCACATCCTCGGCGAGCGCGCGGAACACCGCCTCCGGAGCGGCTGAGACCTCCCGGGCGAAGACAAGACGTACGGGCGCGGTCTCGACGAAGTCGAGCCCGACGGGACGCAGACGACGAGCCATGGACGAGAACCTCCTTGACGGAGCAGGGAAGTTGACCGGGGCAACGTCACGATAACTGGCGGCCCGTCAGATGTCTGCACCGCCCGAAGTCGATCAGCTCTCCGGCTCGCCCGCCACGACCAGCCGGCGCAGTTGCTCGGAGATCTCCTCGCGCGCGTCGCCCGCGAGACCCGAGTCGGTCACCAGCGTGTCGACCTGCTCCAGCGCGGCGAACGAACTCAGGCCCACCACACCCCACTTGGTGTGGTCGGCGACCACCACGACCCGCCGCGCCGACTGCACCAGGCGCCGGTTGGTCTCGGCCTCCGCGAGGTTCGGCGTCGACAGGCCGGCCTCGACCGATATGCCGTGCACACCGAGGAACAGCATGTCGAAGTGGAGCGCCGCGATCGCCTGGTCGGCCACCGGGCCCACCAGCGAGTCCGACGGCGTGCGCACACCACCGGTCAGCACCACCGTGGCCGCGCCCTGCCGGGGGCCGGAGGTGCGCTGCGCCGCATGGAAGACATCGGCCACCCGCACCGAGTTCGTCACCACGGTCAGGTCCGGCACGTCCAGCAGATGGTGCGCCAGCGCATACGTCGTCGTACCCCCGGACAGTGCGATCGCGGTACCGGGCGCGACCAGCTGGGCCGCGGACCGGGCGATGTCCTCCTTGGCCGTCAGCTCCAGGCCCGACTTGGCCTCGAAGCCCGGCTCGTGCGTGCTCGCCTCCACGACCGGGACCGCACCGCCGTGCACCTTCTCCAAAACGCCCTGGCGGGCCAGCGCGTCGAGATCGCGGCGCACGGTCATGTCCGACACGCCGAGCTTGCGGGTCAGCTCGTTGACACGGACCCCGCCCCGGCGCCGGACCTCGTCCAGGATCAGGGAGCGCCGCTGCTCCGCGAGGAGGTTCTGATTCTCACTCACGTACGCTCCGGTCCTTTCGCCTCAAGCCGTCCGACAGGCCCTGCGCACCCCGTCCGACAAGGACATTCTCGCCGACCCCGGTGCGCGGACGTCCCATCCTCGCACGTGTGGGTCCCCAGGACGCCACCCGCCTGACGCTCTCATGTCACCGATGCCACATCTGTTCCTCGCATGTCACTCGGAACGGGGAGATTCCGTGTTCACAGGTGTACGCCCCCGTCCGAACGGCGATCCTTGTGCCCGCACGGACACAAGAAGACGGCGCGTCACGGGGGAAGTGCGAACAGTGGAACGTGCGCAGGAACGTGCCTCGGCGAGCGGCCCCGCTCCGGTGCCCGAGGGATCCGGAAACACCCTGGAACTCCTGGTCCACGGCGTGGGCGGCACCACGCCCCAGGACATGCTCAATGATCCGCGCACGGTACGGATCACCGGCGACGACACGGCGGCCGTCTTCCGGCGCGCCGCGGACGTCGACGCGGACAGCAGACCCGACGGCCGTCGTGGCGGACCGGTGCCGGAGGCGTACGTCTGGTGCAACCTCACCTCCGGCAACAGCGCGCGTGCCCTGTGGCTTTTGCTGCTGCCGTTCATGGTCGTCAACCTCGCCCACTGGATGCGGCCCAGCGCCCGCGGCCGCAAGCGGACGGTGCGCTTCTACGGGTTGCTGGTGCGACTCGCCGGACTGACCCTGACGGTGCTGCTGGTCGCGGCCGCCTGCGAGGTCGCCCTCGACCTGGCGGCCTGGCAGTGCGCGGGCATGCGCGCGTGCGCCGAGCGGCACTCCTGGCTGGGCTTCCTGTCACCGGACGTGTCGCACCACAGCTGGTGGAGCAGGCCGGGCCGCCGCCTCGCCCTCGCGGCACTGGTGCCCACCGCGCTCACCGGCCTCCTCTGGTACCTCTCCCACCGCACCTGGAGCGCGTACGAGTCCCAGCAGCCGCTCGCCCACCGGCCCGAACCCGACGAGGAGACCGGCCGCACCGCCCTGGGCCGCCCCGGCTTCTGGTACGGCCGCCGACTCGTCGCCCGGCTGCGCGCCGCCCACACCGCGGCCGGCCTGCTGACGGTCGCCGCGGCGGTCGCCTCGTCCGCGGCCCGCTTCGACCGCGCTCCGGGCGGCCCCGTCGTCCTGGACGTCCTGGGCCGGCTCCTCGCCGTGGCACTCGTCGCCACCGCCGCCGTCGTGATGTGGGTGGTCTGCCGCCGAGGACGCAGCGAGAACCGCCTCGACCGGGAACTCGACGCGCACCTCGTACGACGGCTTCCGCTCGCCGCCCTCGTCCTGCTCCTGCTGTGCGCGGTGTACGCCGGCTGGGAGCGCCCCGGATGGCGATCGGCCGGCCTGCTGGCCGGCGGCGGCACCACCTTCGGAGGCATCGCCCTTGTCCAGGGCTTACTGGTCCTCGCCCTCGCGGTCGTCGCCCACCTGCTGTACCGCACCCACCCCGATCCGCGCGCCGTGCTGTACGGCCAGGGCGGACCCGCCGTCGCGATCCTCGCCTGTGCCCTGGGCGGCGTCATCTCCGGCGGAGTCTCCCAGCGGGTGTCGGACTGGCTGGACGGCACCGGCACCTCCATCGACGGCCCGCCGGTCCTGCTGACCTGGCAGGCATCCGTCATCCCCCTGCTGCTCCTCGCCCTGATCGCGCTCTGCGGTCTGCTCGGCCGACGGGCCTGGCTGCTGCGCCGCACCGAACTGGCCACCGTCGAGCTCGACCACCCCGGCGAACCCAAGGACGCCGCACGCACCCGCCGTATCGCCACCACGCGCGCGTTGGCCACGCTCACCGACCGCGCCCCCCTCGTCGTCGCCGTCACCGCCACCACGACCCTGATCCTGGGCGCCGGAGCACTGGTCGGCGCGAAATTCACCGAAGAGGCGCCCGGAGAGGCGGCCCAGCACGCCTTCGCCATCGTGCACGGCGCCGCACAGACCGCGCAGGCCCTGGGCTCCTGGCTGATCGGCCTGGGCTTCATACTCTTCGTCACCTGGGGCCGGCGCGCCTACAAGGACGCCTCCGCCCGGCGCACCATCGGCATCCTCTGGGACGTCGGCACCTTCTGGCCACGCGCCGCGCACCCCTTCGCCCCGCCCTGCTACGCCGAGCGCGCGGTCCCCGACCTCACCTGGCGGATGGCGACCTGGACCCGCGCCACCGGCGGCCGCCTCGTCATCTCCGGACACTCCCAGGGCAGTGTGCTCGCGGCGGCCGCGGCCTGGCAGCTCAAGCCGTCCGACCGCAAACGGGTCGCCCTGCTCACCTACGGCTCCCCGATCGAGCGCCTCTACGGCCGCTGGTTCCCAGCCCACTTCGGCCCTGCGGCCCTCGCCTCCCTGCACCATGACGTCGACTGTTGGCGCAACCTCTACCGGCTCACCGACCCCATCGGCGGACCGGTGCGCCTGCCCGGAGACTGCGGCCCCGAGGTGGACCGCCCACCGCTCAAGGACCCCCTCGCCTACGGCCGTACCGCGCAACACCCCCTGCCCGCACCGATCCTCGGCCACTCGGACTACCAGGCCGACCCGGCCTTCGCCGAGGAGCGGGAACGGCTGCTGGGCCGCCTGCGAGCGGACGTGCCGGCTCCACGCCCGGTGGCAGGCACTCAGGAGGGCTCGGGCAGATCCTCGGCGTAGAGCAGCGTCAGGTCGTCCGTGCTCGGCTCGTCGAACTGGGCGACCCGGCTCGCGTGCCGCTCCACCATGGCCTCGAAGGTCTGGCGGGCGGTTCGGCCGTTGCCGAACGCCGGGCCCTTGGGGAGCGCTGTGAAGTACTTCAGCAGGGCCTCCGCGGCGCCCGGCGCGAGCCGGTACTCGTGCTCGTCGGCCTGCTGTTCCACGATCCGCAGGAGCTCCCCGGGGTCGTAGTCGCTGAAGGTGATGGTCCGTGAGAAGCGGGACGCCACACCGGGGTTGACCGAAAGGAACCGCTCCATCTCGGCCGTGTAGCCCGCGACGATCACCACGACCGCGTCACGGTGGTCCTCCATCAGCTTCACCAGCGTGTCGATGGCCTCCTTGCCGAAGTCCCGGCCCGAGTCCTCCGGCGACAGCGCGTAGGCCTCGTCGATGAACAGCACACCGCCACGCGCCCGGTCGAACGCCTCCTGCGTGCGGATCGCCGTCGATCCGATGTGCTCACCGACCAGGTCGACGCGGGACACCTCGACGAGATGCCCCTTCTCCAGCACACCGAGCGAGGCGAGGATCTCGCCGTAGAGCCGCGCCACGGTCGTCTTGCCGGTGCCGGGGGAGCCCGTGAAGACCAGATGCCGCTTGACCGAGGCCGCCTTGAGGCCCGCCAGCATGCGACGCCGGCCCACCTCGATCATGTCGGTCAGCGCCCGCACCTCGCGCTTGACGCTCTCCAGGCCCACCAGCGCGTCGAGTTCACCCAGCACGGCCTTCGACGTCCGCGTCGGCTCCTCGGGCTGCGCGGCGGCGAGCAGGGGCTCCTGTTCGGTGGTGCGCTGCCCGGGGATCGCTCCCAGCAGACCGAGCGACTGACCGGCGGTCTGCACTGCGGGCTCCGGGGCCGCCGGAGACCTGAGGCCCGCGCTCTCGTCGCTGGTGCAGTCCTCGACGACGGGGCCGGTGCCCGGCGCCGCGTCACCGCCCTCCGCGAACTCGTACCCACCGCGCGCGCAGCGCTCCGTGCGGCACTTCTTCAACGTCGTACGACTGCCGTCGATCACGTGGAAGCCGTAGCCGCCGCTGCCCGTCACCCGGCAGTTGAGGAAGCTGCCGCGGCCGCCCGCCGACACGTAGAAACCCGCCTCCGCGGGGGAGTCGACCGTGCAGCGCTCGATGGTGGGGTCGGCGCCCTTGGTGACGATCACGCCCGTCTGTGTGGCGTCGATGGTGCAGTTGTTGAGGGTGCCGCCGCTGCCGTGGTCGCGGAACCAGGCACCCGTCGCGGCGTCCCGGATACGGCAGTCGTCGAGCTGTGCGGTGGCGCCGTCGCTCACCGACACGGCCGTGTTGCGCACCTGCGACAGGTCGCTGTCGACGACGTCCGCGCGCGAGCCGCGGTCGAGGACGAACAGCGCGTCCGGCACGTCGTGCACCCGGCAGGAGTCCAGCACCGCGGTGGCGCCGTCACTGACCCACACCGCCGGGTAGTCGCCCGTGCTGTCGAAGATCTCGCACTGATTGGCGTCCACGCGGGTGCCCGGATCCCACACCGACAGGCCGTTGCGCCCGAACTGACGAACCGTCGTCCGGGTCAGGGTGAG
It encodes:
- a CDS encoding DeoR/GlpR family DNA-binding transcription regulator, encoding MSENQNLLAEQRRSLILDEVRRRGGVRVNELTRKLGVSDMTVRRDLDALARQGVLEKVHGGAVPVVEASTHEPGFEAKSGLELTAKEDIARSAAQLVAPGTAIALSGGTTTYALAHHLLDVPDLTVVTNSVRVADVFHAAQRTSGPRQGAATVVLTGGVRTPSDSLVGPVADQAIAALHFDMLFLGVHGISVEAGLSTPNLAEAETNRRLVQSARRVVVVADHTKWGVVGLSSFAALEQVDTLVTDSGLAGDAREEISEQLRRLVVAGEPES
- a CDS encoding right-handed parallel beta-helix repeat-containing protein, giving the protein MAQGTVQVTHTGTSRWRRRTGEYASLAAALEAAADGDVLTVAPGTYRENLVVQRSVTLRGPEGSPGSVRIAPVDGVPLTVRASAVVQDLHVEGQDAAAPALLVEEGTPELLDVRIITRSAAGIEVRGGARPTVRRCTVDNPAGIGIAVLDGGGGVFEECEVVAAGQSGVAVRGGAQPRLERCRIHHASGAGLSVTGENSALDAVGCEVYEVRGSGVQVTGRATAHLTDCDVHRTTADGVTLDTDAVLTLADCRIHDIPENAVDLRSRSVLTLTRTTVRQFGRNGLSVWDPGTRVDANQCEIFDSTGDYPAVWVSDGATAVLDSCRVHDVPDALFVLDRGSRADVVDSDLSQVRNTAVSVSDGATAQLDDCRIRDAATGAWFRDHGSGGTLNNCTIDATQTGVIVTKGADPTIERCTVDSPAEAGFYVSAGGRGSFLNCRVTGSGGYGFHVIDGSRTTLKKCRTERCARGGYEFAEGGDAAPGTGPVVEDCTSDESAGLRSPAAPEPAVQTAGQSLGLLGAIPGQRTTEQEPLLAAAQPEEPTRTSKAVLGELDALVGLESVKREVRALTDMIEVGRRRMLAGLKAASVKRHLVFTGSPGTGKTTVARLYGEILASLGVLEKGHLVEVSRVDLVGEHIGSTAIRTQEAFDRARGGVLFIDEAYALSPEDSGRDFGKEAIDTLVKLMEDHRDAVVVIVAGYTAEMERFLSVNPGVASRFSRTITFSDYDPGELLRIVEQQADEHEYRLAPGAAEALLKYFTALPKGPAFGNGRTARQTFEAMVERHASRVAQFDEPSTDDLTLLYAEDLPEPS